One window from the genome of Pedococcus badiiscoriae encodes:
- a CDS encoding alpha-amylase family glycosyl hydrolase, producing the protein MTTTLPTEPTQPLSTQPALLHPAAPAEAAWWRQAVIYQIYPRSWADADGDGIGDLPGVTARLDYLKALGVDAVWFSPFYASPQADAGYDVADYRSIDALFGTLDDADAMVAKAHELGLKVIVDLVPNHTSDEHEWFKAAVAAGPGSPERDRYIFRDGKGADGSMPPNDWHSVFGGDGWTRVTEADGRPGQWYLHLFDVKQPDLNWDNPEVGDEFESILRFWLDRGIDGFRVDVAHGLIKEQGLPDYDVELHILDGEVKPGAPMPPMWDQDGVHDVYRRWHSVLAEYGEPDRILVAEAWVRPQERAVRYVRPDEMHQAFNFDFLMSQWRAPDLRQVIESSLAAADSVGAPSTWVLSNHDVVRHASRLGLPVGRRRPNGIGADDLQPDRALGLQRARAATQLMLALPGGAYLYQGEELGLPDSTDMPDAFRQDPTFLRSGGKELGRDGCRVPIPWQKDAPSFGFGPSDQTWLPQPAIYGEYAVDQQDGVDGSTLELYRTLLRTRRERDLGTGGLRFVEGFGDDVVALVNTGQGEDTLVVANLGADPVALPDGASVLVASGPLTDDGLVPADTTVWAAL; encoded by the coding sequence GTGACGACGACCCTCCCCACTGAACCCACCCAACCCCTATCCACCCAACCCGCACTCCTGCACCCCGCTGCCCCGGCCGAGGCCGCCTGGTGGCGGCAGGCCGTGATCTACCAGATCTACCCCAGGTCCTGGGCCGACGCGGATGGCGACGGCATCGGCGACCTGCCCGGTGTGACCGCGCGGCTGGACTACCTCAAGGCGCTCGGCGTCGACGCGGTCTGGTTCAGCCCCTTCTACGCCTCCCCCCAGGCGGACGCCGGCTACGACGTGGCCGACTACCGCAGCATCGACGCCCTCTTCGGCACGCTCGACGACGCCGACGCCATGGTCGCCAAGGCGCACGAGCTCGGCCTCAAGGTGATCGTCGACCTGGTGCCCAACCACACGAGCGACGAGCACGAGTGGTTCAAGGCAGCCGTGGCGGCCGGGCCCGGCAGTCCCGAGCGCGACCGCTACATCTTCAGGGACGGCAAGGGCGCCGACGGCAGCATGCCGCCCAACGACTGGCACTCCGTCTTCGGTGGCGACGGCTGGACCCGCGTCACCGAGGCCGACGGCCGGCCGGGCCAGTGGTACCTGCACCTGTTCGACGTCAAGCAGCCCGACCTCAACTGGGACAACCCCGAGGTCGGCGACGAGTTCGAGTCGATCCTGCGCTTCTGGCTGGACCGTGGCATCGACGGCTTTCGGGTCGACGTGGCGCACGGCCTCATCAAGGAGCAGGGGCTGCCCGACTACGACGTCGAGCTGCACATCCTCGACGGTGAGGTGAAGCCCGGCGCACCCATGCCGCCCATGTGGGACCAGGACGGCGTGCACGACGTCTACCGTCGCTGGCACTCGGTGCTGGCCGAGTACGGCGAGCCGGACCGCATCCTCGTGGCCGAGGCCTGGGTCAGGCCGCAGGAGCGCGCAGTGCGCTACGTCCGCCCCGACGAGATGCACCAGGCGTTCAACTTCGACTTCCTGATGAGCCAGTGGCGTGCCCCGGACCTGCGCCAGGTCATCGAGTCCTCCCTCGCGGCGGCAGACTCCGTCGGGGCGCCGAGCACGTGGGTGCTGTCCAACCACGACGTCGTGCGGCACGCCTCGCGGCTCGGCCTGCCGGTCGGACGACGTCGGCCCAACGGCATCGGCGCCGACGACCTGCAGCCCGACCGTGCGCTCGGCCTGCAGCGTGCCCGTGCGGCGACGCAGCTGATGCTGGCGCTGCCCGGAGGGGCCTACCTCTACCAGGGGGAGGAGCTGGGCCTGCCCGACTCGACCGACATGCCCGACGCGTTCCGGCAGGACCCGACGTTCCTGCGCTCGGGTGGCAAGGAGCTCGGTCGCGACGGCTGCCGCGTGCCGATCCCGTGGCAGAAGGACGCCCCGTCCTTCGGTTTCGGGCCCTCGGACCAGACGTGGCTGCCCCAGCCGGCGATCTACGGCGAGTACGCCGTCGACCAGCAGGACGGCGTGGACGGCTCGACCCTCGAGCTCTACCGGACGCTGCTGCGGACCCGGCGCGAGCGGGACCTCGGCACCGGCGGACTGCGGTTCGTCGAGGGGTTCGGCGACGACGTGGTCGCGCTGGTCAACACCGGCCAGGGTGAGGACACCCTCGTGGTGGCGAACCTCGGCGCCGACCCGGTGGCCCTGCCGGACGGTGCGTCCGTCCTGGTGGCCTCGGGTCCGCTGACCGACGACGGCCTGGTGCCCGCCGACACCACGGTCTGGGCAGCGCTCTAG
- a CDS encoding globin, protein MSTGPGPGGQLGTFYEQVGGHETFTKLVAEFYRGVASDPPLRALYPEADLGPAEVRLRQFLEQYWGGPGTYSEQRGHPRLRMRHHPFKVTPAQRDRWLLHMMAAVDTLELPPANDLLLRDYLERAAHSMVNSLDEE, encoded by the coding sequence ATGAGCACCGGACCGGGCCCGGGCGGCCAGCTCGGGACGTTCTACGAGCAGGTGGGCGGGCACGAGACCTTCACCAAGCTGGTCGCCGAGTTCTACCGCGGCGTGGCCAGCGACCCGCCGCTGCGCGCGCTCTACCCCGAAGCCGACCTGGGTCCCGCGGAGGTCCGGCTGCGGCAGTTCCTCGAGCAGTACTGGGGCGGACCGGGCACGTACTCCGAGCAGCGCGGCCACCCCCGGCTGCGGATGCGCCACCACCCCTTCAAGGTGACCCCCGCGCAGCGGGACCGCTGGCTGCTGCACATGATGGCGGCCGTCGACACGCTCGAGCTTCCCCCGGCCAACGACCTCCTGCTGCGCGACTACCTCGAGCGCGCGGCGCACTCCATGGTCAACTCGCTCGACGAGGAGTGA
- a CDS encoding mechanosensitive ion channel family protein, whose translation MPEAVAFLKALSKVTPHGVWDWFIGKPLSVVITIVVALAVRWALIRSIGRIVDQTIAKTEARRSAEPGRARRALAQATGTAHERRRQRTLTMGSLLRSVITLLVLLIALLYVLDIFKVSLAPILASAGVGGVALGFGAQSLVRDFLSGIFMILEDQYGVGDVIDTGTTVGTVEEVTLRVTRLRDGQGVVWYVRNGEIMRIGNKSQGSANATIDIPVSYAENLDRVIPLIREVVHQLDESPEWHDILLEEPQVVGVESITGSAVTIRVVVKTVAEQQYGISREIRERVKAAFDAHGVQAPPISPYGPTGA comes from the coding sequence ATGCCTGAGGCAGTCGCCTTCCTGAAGGCCCTCAGCAAGGTCACCCCCCACGGAGTCTGGGACTGGTTCATCGGCAAGCCCCTGTCGGTGGTCATCACCATCGTGGTGGCCCTGGCGGTGCGGTGGGCGCTGATCCGATCCATCGGGCGGATCGTGGACCAGACCATCGCCAAGACGGAGGCCCGTCGGTCCGCCGAGCCCGGCCGCGCACGCCGGGCGCTGGCCCAGGCCACCGGCACCGCTCACGAGCGGCGCCGCCAGCGGACGCTCACGATGGGCTCGTTGCTGCGCAGCGTCATCACCCTGCTCGTGCTGCTGATCGCCCTGCTGTACGTGCTGGACATCTTCAAGGTCTCCCTCGCACCCATCCTGGCCTCGGCCGGAGTCGGTGGCGTCGCGCTGGGCTTCGGCGCACAGAGCCTGGTACGGGACTTCCTGTCCGGGATCTTCATGATCCTGGAGGACCAGTACGGCGTGGGTGACGTCATCGACACCGGCACCACCGTCGGCACCGTCGAGGAGGTGACGCTGCGGGTGACCCGCCTGCGAGACGGCCAGGGCGTCGTCTGGTACGTCCGGAACGGCGAGATCATGCGGATCGGCAACAAGAGCCAGGGCTCGGCGAACGCCACGATCGACATTCCCGTCTCGTACGCGGAGAACCTGGACAGGGTCATTCCGCTGATCCGCGAGGTGGTGCACCAGCTGGACGAGTCGCCCGAGTGGCACGACATCCTCCTCGAGGAGCCCCAGGTCGTCGGCGTCGAGTCCATCACCGGCTCGGCCGTCACCATCCGCGTGGTGGTCAAGACGGTCGCCGAGCAGCAGTACGGCATCTCCCGAGAGATCCGCGAGCGCGTCAAGGCCGCCTTCGACGCGCACGGCGTCCAGGCGCCCCCCATCTCGCCGTACGGGCCGACGGGCGCATGA
- the pepN gene encoding aminopeptidase N translates to MPGKNLTRDEATARAAVIAVEHYDVVLDLTTSDTTFRSTTTVTFTSATPGAATFVDLIAPSVEAITLNGEALDPATHFDGVRVQVPTTAERNTLTVDATAAYMNTGEGLHRFTDPVDGEVYLYSQFEVADCRRMFAVFEQPDLKATFGFTVTAPDHWQVVSNSPTPEPTPAGEGAATWAFATTPRMSCYITALIAGPYAVVRDEVETRRGTVPMGIFCRQSLLEHLDADNIFDCTKRGFAFFENEFDCEYPFEKYDQLFTPEYNMGAMENAGAVTITESYVFRSKVTDAIVERRALTILHELAHMWFGDLVTMRWWNDLWLNESFAEWASTTCQAEATQWTSAWTTFGTSEKAWAYRQDQLSSTHPIVAPIHDLADVEVNFDGITYAKGASVLKQLVAYVGREPFTAGLRAYFAKHAWGNTTLPDLLHELEQTSGRDLGTWSKLWLETAGVNTLRPEIATDDQGLISSASIVQAHAPDFATLRPHRLAVGLYSVEGDTLVRTDRLELDVDGESTDLPELIGRPAPDLLLVNDDDLAYAKIRLDARSLATALAHPRGFTDSLPRALVLGAAWDMTRDGEMAARDFVSLVLASLPGETDSTLLRTLLGQLSTTVHLYVAPAHREQTVAVAVAALRELAQAAEAGSDAQLQLVGAYAAQQRGGDDAAYLRGLLDGTQVLDGLAVDTDMRWTMLTSLAACGEATTADIDAELERDNTATGRERAEQARAALPTAEAKATAWRRGVEEDGLPNSVLEAIAAGFGTVHDTALLEPYVEKYHAMLDTVQDKTSHAIMEILVRGFYPTALADARLYEATQAWLTDHPDAPAALRRLVVENRDPIARALRAQQRDADA, encoded by the coding sequence TTGCCTGGCAAGAACCTGACCCGCGACGAGGCCACCGCCCGCGCGGCCGTCATCGCCGTCGAGCACTACGACGTCGTCCTCGACCTCACCACCTCGGACACCACGTTCCGCAGCACGACGACCGTGACCTTCACCAGCGCCACACCCGGTGCCGCGACCTTCGTCGACCTCATCGCCCCCTCGGTCGAGGCGATCACCCTCAACGGCGAGGCCCTCGACCCCGCCACGCACTTCGACGGCGTGCGGGTGCAGGTCCCGACCACGGCGGAGCGCAACACGCTGACGGTCGACGCCACCGCGGCATACATGAACACCGGCGAGGGCCTGCACCGCTTCACCGACCCGGTCGACGGCGAGGTCTACCTCTACTCGCAGTTCGAGGTGGCCGACTGCCGACGCATGTTCGCAGTCTTCGAGCAGCCCGACCTCAAGGCGACGTTCGGGTTCACGGTGACCGCACCCGACCACTGGCAGGTCGTGTCCAACTCCCCCACGCCCGAGCCCACCCCGGCCGGCGAGGGCGCAGCCACCTGGGCGTTCGCCACGACGCCACGGATGTCCTGCTACATCACCGCACTCATCGCCGGCCCGTACGCCGTCGTGCGCGACGAGGTCGAGACCCGCCGAGGCACCGTGCCGATGGGCATCTTCTGCCGCCAGTCACTGCTCGAGCACCTCGACGCCGACAACATCTTCGACTGCACCAAGCGCGGCTTCGCCTTCTTCGAGAACGAGTTCGACTGCGAGTACCCGTTCGAGAAGTACGACCAGCTCTTCACGCCCGAGTACAACATGGGCGCGATGGAGAACGCCGGCGCGGTCACGATCACAGAGAGCTACGTCTTCCGGTCCAAGGTGACCGACGCCATCGTCGAGCGCCGCGCCCTGACGATCCTGCACGAGCTGGCCCACATGTGGTTCGGCGACCTCGTGACGATGCGGTGGTGGAACGACCTCTGGCTCAACGAGTCCTTCGCCGAGTGGGCCTCCACCACCTGCCAGGCCGAGGCCACGCAGTGGACGAGCGCCTGGACCACCTTCGGGACCTCCGAGAAGGCGTGGGCCTACCGCCAGGACCAGCTCTCCTCGACCCACCCGATCGTGGCCCCCATCCACGACCTCGCTGACGTCGAGGTCAACTTCGACGGCATCACCTACGCCAAGGGCGCGTCGGTGCTCAAGCAGCTGGTGGCGTACGTCGGGCGCGAGCCGTTCACGGCCGGGCTGCGCGCCTACTTCGCCAAGCACGCCTGGGGCAACACCACGCTGCCCGACCTGCTCCACGAGCTCGAGCAGACCTCGGGCCGCGACCTGGGCACCTGGTCCAAGCTCTGGCTGGAGACCGCCGGGGTCAACACCCTGCGGCCCGAGATCGCCACCGATGACCAGGGCCTGATCTCCTCGGCGTCGATCGTCCAGGCCCACGCCCCGGACTTCGCGACCCTGCGCCCGCACCGCCTCGCGGTCGGCCTGTACTCCGTCGAGGGCGACACGCTCGTGCGCACCGACCGGCTCGAGCTGGACGTCGACGGGGAGTCCACCGACCTGCCCGAGCTGATCGGCCGGCCCGCCCCGGACCTGCTGCTCGTCAACGACGACGACCTGGCCTACGCCAAGATCCGCCTCGACGCGCGCTCGCTCGCGACGGCGCTCGCGCACCCCCGAGGGTTCACCGACAGCCTGCCCCGCGCGCTGGTGCTGGGCGCTGCGTGGGACATGACCCGCGACGGCGAGATGGCTGCCCGCGACTTCGTCTCGCTCGTCCTGGCCTCCCTGCCCGGGGAGACCGACTCCACCCTCCTGCGCACCCTGCTCGGGCAGCTGTCGACGACGGTGCACCTCTACGTCGCACCGGCCCACCGCGAGCAGACCGTCGCCGTGGCGGTGGCGGCCCTGCGCGAGCTGGCCCAGGCCGCGGAGGCAGGCAGCGACGCCCAGCTCCAGCTGGTGGGCGCGTATGCCGCGCAGCAGCGTGGCGGGGACGACGCGGCATACCTGCGTGGCCTGCTCGACGGCACCCAGGTCCTCGACGGTCTCGCCGTCGACACCGACATGCGGTGGACGATGCTCACCTCGCTCGCCGCCTGTGGTGAGGCCACGACAGCCGACATCGACGCCGAGCTGGAGCGCGACAACACCGCGACGGGTCGCGAGCGCGCCGAGCAGGCCCGGGCTGCGCTGCCCACCGCCGAGGCCAAGGCCACCGCGTGGCGCCGCGGCGTCGAGGAGGACGGACTGCCCAACTCGGTGCTCGAGGCCATCGCCGCGGGGTTCGGGACCGTCCACGACACGGCGCTGCTCGAGCCCTACGTGGAGAAGTACCACGCGATGCTCGACACCGTGCAGGACAAGACGTCCCACGCGATCATGGAGATCCTCGTCCGCGGCTTCTATCCCACGGCCCTCGCCGATGCGCGCCTGTACGAGGCGACGCAGGCCTGGTTGACCGACCATCCCGACGCGCCGGCAGCGTTGCGCCGCCTGGTCGTCGAGAACCGCGACCCGATCGCGCGCGCCCTGCGCGCCCAGCAGCGGGATGCCGATGCCTGA
- a CDS encoding disulfide bond formation protein DsbA, which produces MTVAETAEATQTDIDAETLTSAEFWFDPLCPWAWLTSRWGMEVERVRSVDITWSVMSLSVLNEGRDLPEEYREMMDRGWGPVRVIIAAARDHGDMVVKPLYDAMGARIHLEGERDFAKVIAAALDEVGLPAELADYADSDVLDAQLRASHQRAIDLVGDEVGTPVIAVDGQAFFGPVVSPAPQGEDAGRLWDGFRLVAGTPGFFEIKRSRTVGPIFDPTDD; this is translated from the coding sequence GTGACCGTCGCCGAGACCGCCGAAGCTACCCAGACCGACATCGATGCCGAGACCCTGACGTCCGCCGAGTTCTGGTTCGACCCGTTGTGCCCGTGGGCATGGCTGACGTCACGCTGGGGCATGGAGGTCGAGCGGGTCCGTTCCGTCGACATCACCTGGTCGGTGATGAGCCTGTCCGTCCTCAACGAGGGGCGCGACCTGCCCGAGGAGTACCGCGAGATGATGGACCGCGGCTGGGGCCCGGTGCGGGTGATCATCGCCGCCGCGCGCGACCACGGTGACATGGTGGTCAAGCCGCTCTACGACGCGATGGGCGCCCGGATCCACCTCGAGGGCGAGCGCGACTTCGCCAAGGTCATCGCCGCGGCCCTCGACGAGGTCGGCCTGCCCGCTGAGCTGGCGGACTATGCCGACAGCGACGTCCTCGACGCGCAGCTGCGGGCCAGCCACCAGCGGGCCATCGACCTGGTGGGCGACGAGGTCGGCACCCCCGTGATCGCCGTCGACGGCCAGGCCTTCTTCGGCCCTGTCGTGAGCCCGGCACCCCAGGGTGAGGACGCGGGACGGCTCTGGGACGGCTTCCGCCTGGTCGCCGGGACCCCCGGGTTCTTCGAGATCAAGCGGTCCCGCACCGTGGGGCCGATCTTCGACCCGACCGACGACTGA
- a CDS encoding ribose-5-phosphate isomerase yields the protein MRVHIGGDHAAYDVLGELVTFLEDEGHEVTNHGPHTFDPEDDYPVAVLRTAEAVAADPESLGVVLGGSGNGEQMAANKVKGIRAALCYNTELATLAREHNNAQVISIGGRMNTVEEAKAMVAAFLATPFSGAPRHQRRIDMVSAYEHDGTLPPQP from the coding sequence ATGCGCGTACACATCGGCGGCGACCACGCGGCATACGACGTGCTCGGTGAGCTGGTCACCTTCCTCGAGGACGAGGGGCACGAGGTCACCAACCACGGACCCCACACCTTCGACCCCGAGGACGACTACCCCGTCGCCGTGCTCCGGACCGCCGAGGCCGTCGCGGCCGACCCCGAGTCTCTGGGCGTCGTCCTGGGAGGCTCTGGCAACGGTGAGCAGATGGCAGCCAACAAGGTGAAGGGCATCCGTGCGGCGCTGTGCTACAACACGGAGCTGGCGACCCTCGCCCGTGAGCACAACAACGCCCAGGTCATCTCGATCGGCGGTCGGATGAACACGGTCGAGGAGGCCAAGGCGATGGTCGCGGCCTTCCTCGCCACCCCCTTCTCCGGCGCTCCCCGCCACCAGCGGCGCATCGACATGGTCAGCGCCTACGAGCACGACGGGACGTTGCCCCCGCAGCCCTGA
- a CDS encoding SpoIIE family protein phosphatase, which produces MDIDRTVLARRSVMSRVQRGRAKYVRWGQAITAVALILVTAGLTIAMSLWANYVPFSTFVPVAVLAGLFLTPKVLAVVDVAILVAGAYSIWERDTTQPALLGAYGVVTAVMVIMFWVATSRARLGVQGNLGESMLVDLRDRLRTQGELPELPSGWGAELSVLSAYGDSFSGDFLVTSRSGDILEVVLVDVSGKGIAAGTRSLLLSGAFGGLLGSMPYERFLPAANSYLLRQAWDEGFATAVHAMIDLSTGEYSLGSAGHPPGVRFSAGSGRWEVLEGDEGPVLGVTEGLAFPRVHGHLGRGDALLLYTDGVIEVRNRDLRDGIDRMLGTAERMIGKGFEGMAAKMCAAARAGETDDRAAVLVWRR; this is translated from the coding sequence GTGGACATCGACAGGACGGTGCTTGCTCGCCGCTCCGTGATGTCCCGTGTCCAACGCGGCCGCGCCAAGTACGTGCGCTGGGGTCAGGCGATCACCGCTGTCGCCCTCATCCTGGTCACCGCGGGGCTGACCATCGCCATGTCCTTGTGGGCGAACTACGTCCCGTTCTCGACCTTCGTCCCGGTGGCCGTCCTGGCCGGCCTGTTCCTGACGCCCAAGGTGCTCGCCGTCGTCGACGTCGCCATCCTCGTGGCCGGGGCGTACTCGATCTGGGAGCGGGACACGACCCAGCCGGCCCTGCTGGGTGCCTACGGGGTCGTGACCGCCGTGATGGTCATCATGTTCTGGGTCGCGACGTCGAGGGCCAGGCTCGGCGTCCAGGGAAACCTCGGCGAGTCGATGCTGGTCGACCTGAGGGACCGGCTGCGCACCCAGGGTGAGCTCCCCGAGCTGCCCAGCGGGTGGGGTGCCGAGCTGTCAGTGCTGTCCGCCTATGGCGACTCGTTCTCCGGCGACTTCCTCGTCACAAGCAGGTCCGGCGACATCCTCGAGGTCGTGCTGGTCGATGTCTCCGGCAAGGGCATCGCGGCAGGCACGCGCTCGCTGCTCCTGTCCGGGGCCTTCGGCGGGCTGTTGGGGTCGATGCCCTATGAGCGGTTCCTCCCGGCGGCCAACTCCTACCTGCTGCGGCAGGCCTGGGACGAGGGTTTCGCCACCGCGGTGCACGCGATGATCGACCTGAGCACGGGCGAGTACAGCCTCGGCTCGGCGGGACACCCGCCCGGGGTGCGCTTCTCGGCAGGGTCGGGCCGGTGGGAGGTCCTCGAGGGGGACGAGGGTCCCGTCCTCGGGGTCACCGAGGGCCTGGCCTTCCCGCGGGTCCACGGACACCTGGGTCGCGGCGACGCGCTGCTGCTCTACACCGACGGAGTCATCGAGGTGCGCAACCGCGACCTGCGCGACGGGATCGACCGGATGCTCGGAACCGCCGAACGCATGATCGGCAAGGGCTTCGAGGGCATGGCGGCGAAGATGTGCGCCGCGGCGCGCGCCGGCGAGACCGACGACCGTGCGGCCGTCCTCGTCTGGCGACGCTGA
- a CDS encoding DUF4395 domain-containing protein — MRISRFPSIVDDVTVRLIAAVVLVLGVVALAAHQWWVYAVLAADFVLRSGWGPSASPIARLVNRWVRPKVSAKPRYTAGPPKRFAAAIGAVFTTAATILWLAGTSVPVVLIGVVMVVFPALESIAGVCVGCIVFGWLMRLGVIPESVCLDCADITRRAAQRQASATAG, encoded by the coding sequence ATGCGCATCTCCCGGTTCCCCTCCATCGTCGACGACGTCACCGTCCGGCTCATCGCCGCGGTCGTCCTCGTGCTGGGCGTCGTCGCCCTCGCCGCACACCAGTGGTGGGTGTATGCCGTGCTCGCGGCGGACTTCGTGCTGCGCAGCGGCTGGGGGCCGTCCGCCAGCCCGATCGCCCGGCTCGTCAACCGCTGGGTCCGGCCGAAGGTGTCGGCGAAGCCGCGATACACCGCCGGACCGCCCAAGCGCTTTGCCGCCGCGATCGGTGCCGTGTTCACGACCGCCGCGACGATCCTCTGGCTCGCCGGCACCTCCGTGCCAGTGGTCCTGATCGGGGTCGTGATGGTGGTGTTCCCGGCCCTGGAGTCAATCGCCGGGGTGTGCGTGGGCTGCATCGTGTTCGGCTGGTTGATGCGCCTGGGTGTGATCCCCGAGTCGGTCTGCCTCGACTGCGCCGACATCACCCGGCGGGCGGCACAACGCCAGGCCAGCGCCACAGCGGGCTGA